One Pyrus communis chromosome 13, drPyrComm1.1, whole genome shotgun sequence genomic window carries:
- the LOC137713911 gene encoding protein WHAT'S THIS FACTOR 1 homolog, chloroplastic-like — protein MFVRRYWSGEWWPMNQKRFMTTSKRVQDRSKLKRIHDLEIVTEKWKIASKVLFLMEILKKEPEMIIPVRQLDQYRSQISLPKPHRVSDFIRKSPKLFELYKDHRGILWCGMTKQGEELVQEEDRILEEHQDTAAEFVTRFLMMSVDKRLALDKIVHFRRDFALPVDFRTNWVHKYPQHFKVVKDNEEVEHLELVNWNPAWAITELEKKTMGITEASDDHVPGLLLLSFPLKFPPNYKKAYKYKGAIDHFQKRSYLSPYADAMGLKAGSKEFDKRAVAIMHELLSFTVEKRLVTDHLTHFRRELVMPQKLMRLLLKHFGIFYVSERGKRFSVFLKEAYKGLDLIEKCPLVVWKEKVQSLIGYRGKKKIEAFSDMEDMEENGFHESNSESEDTIDLQLEQEEKVGDLEDDSLAGYSEMEIKEICSAYEDAKRC, from the coding sequence ATGTTTGTGAGACGATACTGGTCCGGTGAGTGGTGGCCAATGAACCAGAAGCGGTTCATGACCACCAGCAAGAGGGTGCAAGACAGAAGCAAATTGAAGAGGATTCATGATCTCGAGATTGTGACTGAGAAATGGAAGATAGCATCCAAAGTGTTGTTCTTGATGGAAATTCTGAAAAAAGAGCCCGAAATGATCATTCCCGTCAGGCAATTGGATCAGTACCGCAGCCAGATTAGTCTCCCAAAGCCCCACAGGGTGTCTGATTTTATTCGAAAATCGCCGAAACTGTTTGAATTGTACAAGGATCACAGAGGGATCTTATGGTGTGGGATGACCAAGCAAGGTGAGGAATTGGTACAAGAGGAGGACAGAATACTTGAGGAGCATCAAGATACGGCGGCCGAATTCGTGACACGCTTTCTTATGATGTCTGTAGATAAAAGGCTGGCATTGGACAAGATTGTCCATTTCAGGAGGGATTTTGCTCTGCCAGTTGATTTCAGGACTAATTGGGTGCACAAATATCCCCAACATTTCAAGGTGGTTAAAGATAATGAGGAAGTTGAGCATTTGGAACTTGTTAATTGGAATCCTGCATGGGCTATAACCGAGTTGGAGAAGAAGACAATGGGGATCACTGAGGCCAGTGATGATCATGTCCCGGGCTTGCTTTTGCTCTCTTTTCCGTTGAAGTTCCCCCCGAATTACAAAAAGGCGTACAAGTACAAAGGAGCCATTGATCATTTTCAGAAAAGGTCTTATTTATCTCCATATGCAGATGCCATGGGACTCAAAGCCGGCTCGAAAGAATTTGACAAGAGGGCAGTTGCTATTATGCATGAGTTGCTTAGCTTTACTGTGGAGAAGAGATTGGTTACTGATCACCTCACTCATTTTCGACGCGAACTTGTGATGCCCCAGAAGCTTATGAGGCTTCTACTGAAGCATTTTGGCATCTTCTATGTTTCAGAGAGGGGTAAGAGGTTTAGCGTGTTCTTGAAAGAAGCTTACAAGGGTTTGGACCTGATTGAGAAATGCCCTTTGGTGGTTTGGAAGGAAAAAGTCCAGAGCCTTATTGGTTATAGGGGAAAGAAGAAGATTGAAGCTTTTAGTGACATGGAAGACATGGAAGAGAATGGTTTCCATGAGAGCAATTCAGAAAGTGAGGACACCATTGACTTGCAGCTTGAGCAAGAGGAGAAAGTAGGTGACTTGGAGGATGATTCACTTGCAGGTTATTCTGAAATGGAGATTAAAGAGATTTGCAGTGCATATGAGGATGCTAAAAGATGTTAA